The window ACCACCGACCAATTTAGGAAGTCTTTGCCTTCAAATGTCACGCTACAAATCCCAAATTCAGATCACATCCGTAGGGACCCTGAATTGGAATGTATTCACAAAGGATATTCTTTGTTTCCTCTAGTCAAACGTCTTTATGCAAATCTAGGCACAGACCCTCTAGATTTACCTAAAAGCTTTAATTTGGTAAAAGAATGTGTGCTTGAGATGAAACCAGCAGCCCATGCCTTTAAAGTGGTGCAAGTGCAACTTGGGTTTTTATTTGATGTGCTCTACACAAAGGCCTCTATAATTTATACCAAAAAAGGTCTCTTTCTAAGATTGGTGAGTGCTTTATCCATAACATGTGCAGTGGTTGCATTCATTCTTGTGATTCATGGTGATAATGCCTACTCAAGGGTTGATGTTGATATAACATATGTTTTGTTTATTGGGGCAATCTTTCTTGAGCTTTATGCATTTTTTGCCATTACTTTGTCTGATTGGACAATGTGTTGGCTAACCAAAAGAGAGAGGAGGAGTTGTTTGCTAAACTTAATGTACTCTTCCATTTCTCGCTTTCGATCAATTTTATCAGGCAGTAAAGACAAGTTATACATGAGTCAACTCAGCCTGATGGATCTTTGCTCAAAAGAGACAACCAGATCTTGCATTGAAGACTACTTGTTCAGCAAAATCTTACCCTTGGAATTTAATCTGCTCCGTAATGAGCGAGTGGAAGAGGTGGATACCGATATGAAAGAAGTTATATTTAAAGAACTAATAGAAGCTATTCAATATGGTAAGAATCAAGATGAAAGGAATAGTTTAGCAGAAACTGTGCTTACAGGTCATGTTATAACAGAGATTGTGTACCACTCCACTAGTCCTAGTCCTGGTGAGGAAGGCAAACGCAAACGTGAAACATGCAAGAAGATATCTGATTATCTATTCTATATATTGCTTCAACACCCTTCCATGTTGCCTCCATGGATTGGTGGTATTGAATATATCCAAGACACCATCAATCATGCCCAAGAGTTATGTCATCATGCAAAGTCTCCTGCTCAAGCTGCTCAAATTCTAATGCAATATGTGAATACGAAACATGATGGACTGAAAAATCGCAAGTCACTGTTATATGCATTTTCCAATGAAGATAAGCCAAGTTTTGCAGACTTGGATGAGCTACATGGTTTCTGGTTAAATATCTTGATCTCCGGTTCACATGCTCAACAACTACCAAGTGGAGGGGAATTCCTTACTCATGTTAGTCTTCTCATGACGGATCATTTTCTAAGTGAAATCTTGTCGGGAAATCAAACTTCAGACAGCGATGATGGCTCCGAGGAAAGAGAGGTGCGGATGAGGGATGGGCAAGagccataaaccacaaaccagCATCTCCACATTCTGCTTTTCAGGCTCTCTAGTTCTGGTTTGCGGTTCTTGTCACACAAAAACATACATAGTTCATTAGTAATGTACATACTACAAATATTATATATCATTCTTTTTGTTATTGTATATCCTCCACCAGTATTATATTTGTTATGCACGTTTTTTTTCGGTTTGTACATCACATTCATTTTTTGAACAACAAAAATTCTAACAATTTCATAATTAACATGACAGGAACAAGATACACATAACATCGTTATGAGTTTTAGAGAAATTTGTATTGCATAacattcgttttttttttatacttaaTCAATATGAGGAGTGTCAGGGCACTGATCCTGAGCTCTTGCTCCATTGAAGAACTTCCACAGCTCAAAGGAATCATATGAAGGTAAGCCTTACCCCATACTGTCCTTTGGTAAATGTTGTCAGAGTTGTTCATATTCCAAAATGCTTATCTGTGTTACAGTATCTATCACTTTAGAAATGTGGTACATTTATAACTCAAAATAGTAGTGTCACGTACTCAATGTTTTCGGATACATTACCAGATTCTTAAAAATGATCGATGATAAAGTATGCAGAgagtattatattttaaattaaatttgtaaaCTCTGCATAGCATGCAATAATCATCAGTTGGTATTTCAGTTTCACCGTTGTCGCAATATAAGGTTGTCAATCTCAGCAGCTAATAAAGGACACACATCAACCGAATATTTTGAAGAGTTCAAAGTTTGACATGTTCATGATATTTTGGCTGGTTTTAGTCcacattttctttgcaatttcttttatttctacctCTTGTTTTTGTTGCACTGCACTATCTCCTACGTAGAACATATTAACGGGGTACTGCTTCTTGTATTTCCAATTTCTACCACTTAAGCTTAGGATTTTGCCTTCCCTTCTTTTATATATGAATCCctgctagggagacaatggagtATTTGAAAAATGTGTATTTATTTAGcccaatatgaattaaaaaataaacatccagaggaaaatactactaatttctcaaacacaatacactcatattatccagaataaccatttAGGTACCAGACATAATCAACATCTGATATCCTATTGAATCGAACATCCCTAAaccccattgtacacattatatagatatttcattggctccctatacttcctctttatatatatatattgaagtaCTTAAGTTAGAGGGAAATAATGAGTGGTTTTGATGTGCACAAAATGTTAATGGAATTATGAATGCAatgcttttttgaaaatttattgggGATGCCTAGCATCTATTTTTGGAGAGGTAAGAGTAAaactaatttttgtaattttaatttgtttaattgctGGTCCTAAAATCAATTCTTACTTCTATGATTCATCATGAGAAAAGTGATAATTTGTTAATTTCTATCATATTTATATGAAATATTAATTGATCATACAAATTTCTGGTAAATCAAGAATTCATCTTTCTGTTATTGACCCATTTTTCATGTCTAAACAGATGAGCATGGAATCTAGCAGAGGAAAGTGCTGATTCAAGCTTTCTGCTTTTTATAACAAAGCTCCAGTTTACAAATAAAATTGTTGCCTGTTGAGCTACTTCCGATTTGGCAAACATTTTATTTATGAAAAGTATAGAGTACTAATATACGATCTGTTAATTTATTGTCaacaataatttattattatattttaattataattagtattGACATATATAAGGAGACACATTCACAAAAACAGTTCCATTAGACACAgtcataaaaaaagatattttctatTACACACATTTATAAAAATACTTCTATTAAATACAATCATAAACAAAAATTAGCAGAAATTAGTAGAATCCTTATTAGTTATGTAGCGGGATTGATTTATTTAATATCTATTAAACTATGAGCGTCAGTAGTGTATCCTTGCACGACTATGTCTATTTGCTtggtttgctttttttttttcccttttggtttcaCTCTATTTGCTTGGATAATGCTTCACGTTTCAGTTGACAAACACTGCTTGTGCTCTGAACACTTATTATTATTAGGGATGCTATACatccaattatttttttatccaaaTTCATTTAAGTAGGCTAAATACTAACAAAAATCACTCTCATTAAAAGAGCGTGATTACACGCGCTTCTTCTTCTCACGCTCGTTTACGCATGGAGCGTTTTCTTTGCCTTCTTCTTCGCCTTCCTCCTCCTCCGATCCTTTCTTGTGTTCCTTTGTTTTttcttatcgtcattcttttgttgttgttgctgctgtattttttttcctcattctttttcTGGTGAAGAAGCGGTAGAAGGTgaggataaatattttttaaattgtacaaaataaaaatgaaccgaaattatattcAAAATGAACCAAAAATTAAATTCAGGATGTAAACTTGTTTCAAAATAAACACGGACTaaatgcaccttatttaaatctagaatgaaccgaaattacttaatgattacGACACACAAACTTAATTCgaaaataaacacacaaacaaaattgactcatgaacaaaaatacatccaaatccatcaagtgattttgtagcattatgtgtttcttcatctttatttgattagatgaacaagaaaagaaaagaagaacatgatgagaaattttaagaaattttttcttctcgtttcttctttttttgatttttcttctctttttcttggttttattcctctcaataaagtgaaataagaagaatcataaaaaaataattcactcAGAAAAAAATCGAAATTATATtcagaaatgaactgaaattatattCAGAATGaactgaaaattaaattcagaatgtaaactcatttcaaaacaagcatagaccaagtgcaccttatttaaattaaatccaagatgaactgaaattatttaatgattgcAACACACGAACTCAATTTgaaaacaagcacacaaacaaaaattgaatcatgaacaaaaaatgagaaaagaagaaaaatgaggaggaagaagaggaggaggtggtggtggtggtgacgacGACGGTaacaaaagtgaaaaataataaaaaatgaagagaagaagaagaagacgtagCATcaggggtgaagaagaagaacgtaatcattaagtaatttcaattcattttggatttaaataaggtgcatttagtctatgcttgttttgaatataatttcggttcattctaaatataattttagtttattatGAATATAATTTTGGCTCATTTctattctgcataattcaaaactctttcttctTACCTTTTACTGCTTCTTTACCAGGgagaaaaagaggaaaagaaaaaaaaaatatatattgaaataaataaaattatttatttcaacaagtggtatcagagccattcATAATTTAGTCATTGAAAATAttcagtttattttttattatcatcgaATCAATATATATATGTTGTTCACGTTATGAAATTgttctctcattactttaacaatctggtccgtctcatatattagatatggaactaccgcaccttttatcacattaatgtcgtgactaaaccacgacaatcaccatcctaatatacttaacgacatagatcaaatttggatgagtaatatagaaattacatgccaagtgatctcatgcatgtctatttctaGCTGGTCTaactttaaaactttattgagatcaaacacaatataaatattgcaaaatgaacatttcacataacatgaaataaaccatcaacttaattctacAGAAAAATGATTCAATATCTGTCATatgacatatagcataaaataaactcccacttaaaccaaggcatcacaattattgacacccatccgagcagtgtgctcatgaaagactttagggatcaattCCTTGGTTAATGAGTCTACTAGCATGTACTCTGTTCCTATATGTTCTATGAAAAtctatttttcttgaattttctccttgacaactaagaacttgatgtctatatgcttcgattttgtcaagtTCTTGTTGTTGTTGCAATATAATACTGCTGACTTGTTGTCACAGAATATCTTTAATAGATTTTCAATATCATCTACTATACAAAACtcagtgacaaagtttcgcaaccataGGTCATGTTTGGATGCCTCAAAGCAAGCAACATATTCTGCCTTCATTGTTGAGGAAGCTACAAGAGTCTGTTTGTTAGACTTCCATGTAATAGCTCCTCCAGCCAAAATGAAGATACAGCCTGAAGTAGAGCGTCTACTGTCTTGGCATCCCGCAAAATCGGAATCAGAATAcccaatgatctccaaattttttttatctccgATAAGTAATGACGAACGGATTTtggacggtttagaatttcactaatgaaatctcgttgtaaagtatattttctaaaccaatcactaatcctttcatacaaaaagttgtttgtcacaagtacaaacccctaaaatttataaaccgaagtatttaaacctcgggtcgttctccctaggacttacaatgaagtgtcttgttatcggttatgagttattttggggttttggataagaagcatgaaaagtaaatggcaatgaaaataaactaacaactataaaaggctcttggcaaggtatgaaaattagaagtcttatcctagttatccttttcaattgtgatgagacttgttcattgctaccacttagttaaccctcactaattaaaggaaagtcaagtggatgaatcaatttgatttctcaagtcctaatcaactcctaaaggaatgactagctttagaggctttcaaatcaattagcaatctctccaattatcaatcaacaaaggaattagataactcaagcgtcactaattactctacctaggccaagaggaacaaaatctacactaaaatccaaccaagcatttcatcaaacacttggaaggcacaaaagaaaagtatagtcaatcacaacaagaatgaattctaactacaattgaatctaaagaattaacaacaacaatcaaggaaatcacaattatcatgaattacctcaaattgcattattgaaagaaaaccaaggaacaacaatatatccaaagcaaaatgaagaattacaattattaaagcacacaactagaaggaggaagaggagaagattaagaattggtaaatgaaaagtaaatcaaagcatgagttaaaactagatctaagaagagagattaacctaaacctaatcctaatcctagagagaagagagagcttctctctctagaaactaactacaaagctcccaaaactaaactaattggtaactaacatctaaGTATGAAAAGTATCAAAAGTCCTAAGTGATGAATGATGATTtctccttaatccttcatccttttattcctttcccttagtaatttggcgccaaaatgggttcagaaaacctctcaaatcgccaggcacgtgttgcattaatgaggtcatgtgccatcatcggcgcgtgcgcgcatggtacgcgtgcgcgtccctggtcgattctgcaatgtgcgcgcgagcgccttgtgcgcgtgcgcgtacatggctgactttgcttctttgactttttatgcttctctccacttgtatgcttctttccttgcttcctttgatccatgcctaatTTCAACCTGAGGTtgctagcaaacatatcaaggcatcttatggaatcaaacaaaaactagaattcaccaaaataaggcttaaaaagcatgtttttacacttaagtacaattatggaagagataacaaaaccatgctaattcttaggctaaatgtgacaaaaggttatcaaaatgttctaaattcaatgcaaaacaaaccgtcaaattggggtttgtcaacctccccacacttaagccttagcatgtcctcatgctaaaataagaaggaactaaggggcatgacatttattgaatgcaactaaactatatgagtcctatctaaatgcaactatctaaagcaattggaaatgcttagttcaaacaaatcaattcccaagagagcatgtgtaagtacAAGAGCTAAGTAATAAGGaccaagtccaaaccacaattgtattgaattgttaaaaggagttcaaacttgcaagaatatagataatgtgggtgaacacatgtgattgaacttttgaaccctcaccggatgtgtatccgctctattcactcaagtgtttaagggttaattcactcaattctcttctaatcatgttttccaaaatttgattttcttctaacaatcaacacctattcaatgcatgcatacattcatcatgaggtctttcatttaggttgtaatggggttagggtcaaggtaggatcatttatggtcaagtggGCTAGAATTTgagtctttgattagcatagactttcccacccaACCTaattaatgacctatacaaataagttctaatctaactacccatttttcaccttttcacatactcatgcattttctttttcatttcacaacacttatgcattgattttattggaccttgccttggggcattttgtcccctttttattatttttttttcttctttttttttctattttttttttcttttccatattattttttcttttctttttcttttgtttttctcatttttttttctttctatatacaagaacatcaatgcataaggtctatacatttaatcaatacatgagcatgtacccaattcccaatatttacaacaaaaattacaaaactacccttttattctcccaatgtcccaagatttcccacacttaaatgacacacacacactagcctaagctaatcaaagatccaaattaaggacatttattgtttttcgctttaaggcttgtaatgtgctaaattaagaacaagtgggttaatcgtaggctcaaatttggctaacaatggaagataaaaggtaggctatttgggtaagtgagctaaatgaaatgatggcctcaatcatataaatgcacaaacacaagaattaaacggatatatagaatcaagcaaattaaggatcacaatcatggaaagagaacaatttcacacaagaatggaaaataagtggttataaaatgtaaccacatcaataggctcaagtctcacaagcttgtgttctcaattcaatacatgcttcacaaggtatgaatttcaagcaagtttcaaaaattttctttcaatcaattgggttaatgccctatatttaaacttcttgaaaaacctcaatgtttgactaagcattgttgtgattgaaaaattcaaaaaattttcttagtttacccttttctttttcactcaaaaccaatttcttatgcaaaaagggtgactaagtttcacttaaaacatgatttctaatcacaaccacaaactaaaaggagaatatacaaaaggagatatgcaaaaatgtataaagaaaaatcaaactaaaatatggaatctatcatccaaaatatctaaaaatatccaaaagcatcaaaatatctaaaatccaaaataagcaataaaagtatccaaagcaaactagaaatgcatcaaaatatatacaaaatgtgcaaaatgagataactaggccgaaaaagttcaccggttcccagataacgctaccggtgccctccccacacttaaaatcaagcatcgtcctcgatgctaaaccggaggatcagtgggaggtacaacgataggctctggctctgactgtggctgtgggaccggctgAGTCTCCTGTGTCTGAGGTGGTGCCTCCATGTGTGCTGGCGCGGTAgtgtcaggggcatcctgctgagctggtgcctccgcgtcctcctcctgatgctcctgctcatcggaggccggagaatcgggaagcggaggtagctcagCGCCTAGAGAGATAAgtgcctggtccatccgatccaaaCGGCGTCTGACATGGTGTCGCTCTCGCTCTAAGAACCGGAAGAGACGCTGGACCAGGAGATaggtaggctcaggtgctgctggagggtctgtagatggtggaggagctgcGGCTGTAGAGGATGATGGGCCAGCTACAGGGGCTGGTGGTGAAGGTGTCCCGATGACAGCTCTAGCCCGAGAGCGGCGGCTAGCAggtggcttctcgtgcacccaaacaccccaggggatagtaatctccctgtcatctgcatcagcgggtggtggtcgcacat is drawn from Arachis hypogaea cultivar Tifrunner chromosome 12, arahy.Tifrunner.gnm2.J5K5, whole genome shotgun sequence and contains these coding sequences:
- the LOC112730554 gene encoding uncharacterized protein; translated protein: MKPAAHAFKVVQVQLGFLFDVLYTKASIIYTKKGLFLRLVSALSITCAVVAFILVIHGDNAYSRVDVDITYVLFIGAIFLELYAFFAITLSDWTMCWLTKRERRSCLLNLMYSSISRFRSILSGSKDKLYMSQLSLMDLCSKETTRSCIEDYLFSKILPLEFNLLRNERVEEVDTDMKEVIFKELIEAIQYGKNQDERNSLAETVLTGHVITEIVYHSTSPSPGEEGKRKRETCKKISDYLFYILLQHPSMLPPWIGGIEYIQDTINHAQELCHHAKSPAQAAQILMQYVNTKHDGLKNRKSLLYAFSNEDKPSFADLDELHGFWLNILISGSHAQQLPSGGEFLTHVSLLMTDHFLSEILSGNQTSDSDDGSEEREVRMRDGQEP